Proteins from one Sphingopyxis terrae subsp. terrae NBRC 15098 genomic window:
- a CDS encoding AcvB/VirJ family lysyl-phosphatidylglycerol hydrolase yields MTAHADLASIAEPASPAARRGGVGRGVRLALAGLLLALLALGDFYVWAGYYHGPLYRDLASDAAGPDRPAIVMLSGDMGNKVGMTPPVSRRINRRGYAVVTVNSLAYFSPRRTPQEAATLIENAMARAMRLGRTRRVVLIGQSFGADMLHAGLAAMPAADRTPISAVILIVPGHDIIFRASPIELAGLEIPDQLALPTASQLDWAPLTCIWGIKENDSLCPELTLPGVRKIALPGGHKLQSDDAALEAAIFPAIAHATDRMHAPPQRRN; encoded by the coding sequence GTGACCGCGCACGCCGACCTGGCATCGATCGCCGAACCCGCTTCGCCCGCCGCCCGCCGCGGCGGCGTGGGGCGCGGCGTCCGGCTGGCGCTCGCCGGCCTGCTGCTGGCGCTGCTCGCGCTCGGCGATTTTTATGTCTGGGCGGGCTATTATCACGGACCCCTCTACCGCGATCTCGCGTCGGACGCCGCCGGACCCGACCGGCCTGCGATCGTGATGCTGTCGGGCGACATGGGGAACAAGGTCGGCATGACCCCGCCGGTGTCGCGGCGGATCAATCGCCGCGGCTACGCGGTAGTGACAGTCAATTCGCTCGCCTATTTCTCGCCGCGCCGGACGCCGCAGGAAGCGGCAACGCTGATCGAGAATGCGATGGCGCGGGCGATGCGGCTCGGCCGCACGCGCCGCGTCGTCCTGATCGGGCAATCCTTTGGCGCCGACATGTTGCACGCCGGCCTCGCCGCGATGCCCGCGGCCGACCGGACGCCGATCAGCGCCGTCATCCTGATCGTCCCCGGCCACGATATCATCTTCCGCGCCTCGCCGATCGAACTCGCCGGTCTCGAAATCCCCGACCAACTCGCCCTGCCGACCGCATCGCAGCTCGACTGGGCGCCGCTCACCTGCATCTGGGGCATCAAGGAAAATGACAGCCTGTGTCCCGAACTGACCTTGCCCGGCGTGCGCAAGATCGCCTTGCCGGGCGGCCACAAGCTGCAATCCGACGACGCGGCGCTCGAGGCCGCGATTTTCCCTGCCATTGCGCATGCGACCGACCGGATGCACGCACCGCCCCAACGGAGAAACTGA
- the hemN gene encoding oxygen-independent coproporphyrinogen III oxidase: MWTYYPELLAKPVPRYTSYPTAVEFGDAVGEADYARALDAIEPATPLSLYAHIPFCEQICWYCGCNTGAAGRKQRLADYLVALRAEIAMVAKRIGGRARVQHIAFGGGSPNAVAPVEFVRILDRLLTVFDVSRPEISIEIDPRGFTTEWALVLAASNVTRVSLGVQTFAPHIQQAIGRVQPLRDIEATVAALRLRGIDAINFDLMYGLPGQSIADLNATLDETIRLAPSRIALFGYAHLPAMLPRQRRIDATDLPDDRLRFEQAAHGFERLTAAGYIPVGFDHFVLPGDPLAAAAKAGRVNRNFQGFTEDDAPVLLGFGASAISRFPGLIVQNEKRAGPYRDLIGEGRLAAVRGVAVADEDRLRGAIIKAILCQGRAALPAAWADAARPALTDVAQRGLIRWDGDELVLDEGSQPYARTIAARFDRFRGTIAPADTAAIAR, encoded by the coding sequence ATGTGGACCTATTATCCTGAGCTGCTCGCAAAGCCCGTGCCGCGCTACACCAGCTATCCCACCGCGGTGGAATTCGGCGACGCGGTGGGCGAAGCCGATTATGCGCGGGCGCTTGATGCGATCGAGCCGGCCACGCCGCTTTCGCTCTATGCCCATATCCCCTTTTGCGAACAGATTTGCTGGTATTGCGGCTGCAATACCGGGGCCGCGGGCCGCAAGCAGCGGCTCGCCGACTATCTCGTCGCGCTACGCGCCGAAATCGCGATGGTGGCGAAACGGATCGGCGGCCGCGCGCGCGTCCAGCATATCGCTTTTGGCGGCGGCAGCCCCAATGCGGTCGCGCCCGTTGAATTCGTCCGCATCCTCGACCGCCTGCTGACCGTCTTCGACGTCAGCCGGCCCGAAATATCGATCGAGATCGATCCGCGCGGCTTCACGACCGAATGGGCGCTTGTGCTCGCCGCGTCGAACGTCACGCGCGTCAGCCTGGGCGTTCAGACCTTTGCCCCGCACATCCAGCAGGCGATCGGCCGCGTCCAGCCGCTCCGCGATATCGAGGCGACGGTCGCGGCGCTGCGCCTGCGCGGGATCGACGCGATCAATTTCGACCTGATGTACGGGCTGCCGGGGCAGAGCATCGCCGATCTTAACGCGACGCTCGACGAAACGATCCGCCTCGCTCCCAGCCGGATCGCGCTGTTCGGCTATGCCCATCTGCCCGCGATGTTGCCGCGGCAACGACGCATCGACGCGACCGACCTGCCCGACGACCGGTTGCGCTTCGAACAGGCGGCGCACGGTTTCGAACGGCTGACCGCGGCGGGCTATATTCCCGTCGGCTTCGATCATTTCGTGCTGCCGGGCGATCCGCTTGCCGCGGCGGCCAAGGCGGGGCGCGTCAACCGCAATTTCCAGGGCTTTACCGAAGACGACGCCCCCGTCCTCCTCGGCTTCGGGGCGAGCGCGATCAGCCGCTTTCCGGGGTTGATCGTCCAGAATGAAAAGCGCGCCGGCCCCTATCGCGACCTGATCGGCGAAGGGCGGCTTGCCGCCGTGCGCGGCGTCGCGGTAGCCGATGAAGACCGCCTGCGCGGCGCGATCATCAAGGCCATCCTGTGTCAGGGACGCGCCGCGCTGCCCGCGGCATGGGCCGATGCCGCGCGCCCGGCGCTCACCGATGTCGCGCAGCGCGGACTGATCCGCTGGGATGGCGACGAACTGGTGCTGGATGAGGGGTCGCAGCCTTATGCCCGCACCATTGCGGCGCGCTTCGACCGCTTCCGCGGCACCATCGCCCCTGCCGATACCGCCGCCATCGCGCGCTGA
- the ccoS gene encoding cbb3-type cytochrome oxidase assembly protein CcoS, which yields MNGLLFLIPIALGLGLLGLAAFFWSLRHGQFDDLDGAALRIFVEDEEDAVP from the coding sequence GTGAACGGCCTGCTTTTCCTGATCCCGATCGCGCTCGGGCTGGGACTGCTCGGTCTTGCGGCCTTCTTCTGGTCGCTGCGCCACGGCCAGTTCGACGATCTCGACGGCGCCGCATTGCGCATCTTCGTCGAGGATGAAGAGGATGCCGTGCCATGA
- a CDS encoding heavy metal translocating P-type ATPase: protein MSVATASPLVERDFAVPDIRCAGCISKLEQGLVRDRRIASARVNFTEKRVHIACTPDAETPDLVGAFALLGFEAHPIGDAPGEGDPEAASSRELLRAVAVAGFAMMNVMLLSVSVWSGAEGATRDLFHWLSAAIALPTVAYSGRPFFRSAWRALRHGGTNMDVPISIGVVITSALSVYETATHGQHAYFDGVVMLLFFLLCGRWLDSVMRDRARGGVTALLRNMGTGATVLRGEDSGHWVDATALQPGMVMLVAAGERLAADGVIVAGSTQIDLSLLTGESAPQAVHVDDHVHAGTLNLGAPIRVRITAAGADTAIADIARLMGEAAQGKSRYVRIADRAARFYAPAVHTLALLAFTGWMIAGAGWHHSLLIAVAVLIITCPCALGLAVPAAQIVAAGALMRVGVLIKDGSALERMAEVDRALIDKTGTLTLGRPVATDLDAVDPAHRPLLLALAQASRHPLSEALTRGLSALGVVPEAVQTIRETPGFGIEADWHGHKVTLGRPQSPAAGTALATELAIDGDPLATIRFADQLRPDARAAIDALAAEGIDATILSGDRAEAVAPVARELGITAQTGMTPQDKLAAIARHAGAGHRVLMIGDGLNDGPALAAGYASMAPGSASDAGKNAADCIFLGDRLMPVVQTVRMARRTRRIVKQNFALAIGYNIIAVPLAIFGHVTPLIAAIAMSGSSLIVVGNALRLKAAIR from the coding sequence ATGAGCGTTGCCACCGCCTCGCCACTGGTCGAGCGCGACTTCGCGGTTCCCGATATCCGCTGCGCGGGCTGCATCTCGAAGCTTGAACAAGGGCTGGTCCGCGACCGGCGCATCGCTTCGGCGCGCGTCAACTTCACCGAAAAGCGCGTCCATATCGCCTGCACCCCCGACGCCGAGACGCCCGATCTGGTCGGCGCCTTCGCGCTGCTGGGGTTCGAGGCGCATCCGATCGGCGACGCCCCCGGCGAAGGCGATCCCGAAGCGGCGAGCAGCCGCGAATTGCTGCGTGCGGTGGCCGTCGCGGGCTTCGCGATGATGAACGTCATGCTGCTGTCGGTATCGGTCTGGTCGGGCGCCGAGGGCGCGACACGCGACCTGTTCCACTGGCTGTCGGCGGCGATCGCGCTGCCGACCGTCGCCTATTCGGGGCGCCCCTTCTTCCGCTCGGCATGGCGCGCGCTGCGCCACGGCGGGACCAATATGGACGTGCCGATCAGCATCGGCGTCGTCATCACCAGCGCGCTCAGCGTCTACGAAACCGCGACGCACGGCCAGCACGCCTATTTCGACGGCGTCGTCATGCTCCTCTTCTTCCTGCTCTGCGGACGTTGGCTCGACAGCGTGATGCGCGACCGCGCCCGCGGCGGCGTTACCGCCCTGCTCCGCAACATGGGCACCGGCGCGACGGTGCTGCGCGGTGAAGACAGCGGCCATTGGGTCGATGCGACCGCGCTTCAGCCGGGCATGGTGATGCTGGTCGCCGCCGGCGAACGGCTCGCCGCCGACGGGGTGATCGTCGCGGGGTCGACCCAGATCGACCTGTCGCTGCTCACCGGCGAAAGCGCGCCGCAGGCGGTGCATGTCGACGACCATGTCCACGCGGGCACGCTCAATCTCGGCGCGCCGATCCGCGTCCGGATCACCGCCGCGGGCGCCGACACCGCCATCGCGGATATCGCACGACTGATGGGCGAGGCGGCGCAGGGCAAGTCGCGCTATGTCCGCATCGCCGATCGCGCCGCACGCTTCTATGCGCCCGCGGTCCACACGCTCGCGCTGCTCGCATTCACGGGCTGGATGATCGCGGGCGCAGGCTGGCATCATAGCCTCCTGATCGCGGTCGCGGTGCTCATCATCACCTGCCCCTGCGCACTCGGCCTTGCGGTTCCGGCGGCGCAGATCGTCGCAGCGGGGGCGCTGATGCGGGTCGGTGTGCTGATCAAGGACGGCTCGGCGCTCGAACGCATGGCCGAGGTCGACCGGGCGCTGATCGACAAGACGGGGACGCTGACGCTCGGCCGGCCGGTCGCCACCGATCTCGACGCCGTCGATCCCGCCCATCGCCCGCTGCTCCTCGCGTTGGCGCAGGCCAGTCGCCACCCGCTCAGCGAAGCGCTGACGCGCGGTCTGTCGGCGCTCGGCGTGGTACCCGAAGCGGTCCAGACTATACGCGAAACGCCGGGTTTCGGGATCGAGGCGGACTGGCATGGTCACAAGGTCACGCTCGGGCGCCCGCAAAGCCCCGCGGCGGGCACCGCGCTGGCCACCGAACTCGCCATCGACGGCGATCCGCTCGCGACGATCCGCTTCGCCGACCAGCTTCGCCCCGACGCACGCGCCGCAATCGACGCGCTGGCGGCCGAGGGAATCGACGCGACGATCCTGTCGGGCGATCGGGCCGAGGCGGTGGCACCCGTCGCCCGCGAACTCGGCATCACCGCCCAGACCGGCATGACGCCGCAGGACAAGCTCGCCGCGATCGCCCGTCATGCGGGCGCCGGACACCGGGTGCTTATGATCGGCGACGGCCTCAACGACGGCCCGGCGCTGGCCGCCGGCTATGCCTCTATGGCGCCGGGATCGGCAAGCGACGCGGGCAAGAATGCCGCCGACTGCATCTTCCTCGGCGACCGGCTGATGCCGGTGGTGCAGACGGTGCGCATGGCGCGCCGGACGCGGCGGATCGTGAAGCAGAATTTCGCGCTCGCCATCGGCTATAATATCATCGCGGTGCCGCTCGCCATCTTCGGCCACGTAACCCCGTTGATCGCGGCCATCGCGATGTCGGGTTCGTCGCTGATCGTGGTGGGCAACGCGCTGCGCCTGAAGGCGGCGATCCGGTGA
- a CDS encoding FixH family protein, with amino-acid sequence MSKARRFTGWHMTTILVAFFAVVITVNIVMARFALSTFGGTVVENSYIASQHYNEWLARAAAQDRLGWDKSATLDADRHIELAVRSQGKPLGGLATTATLSHPLGQLPARAVHFAPAADGRLISRETVPAGRWRLDLSVRHGADEARYQIDLQ; translated from the coding sequence ATGAGCAAGGCGCGCCGCTTCACCGGTTGGCACATGACGACGATCCTCGTCGCCTTCTTTGCGGTCGTCATCACCGTGAACATCGTCATGGCGCGCTTTGCCCTCTCGACTTTCGGCGGCACGGTGGTCGAAAACAGCTATATCGCGAGCCAGCACTACAACGAATGGCTCGCCCGCGCCGCCGCGCAGGACCGGCTGGGCTGGGACAAGAGCGCCACGCTCGATGCCGACCGCCACATCGAACTCGCCGTCCGCAGTCAGGGCAAGCCGCTCGGCGGGCTGGCGACGACCGCGACGCTCAGCCACCCGCTCGGCCAGTTGCCGGCGCGCGCGGTGCATTTCGCGCCGGCAGCGGACGGCCGCCTGATCTCGCGCGAAACGGTGCCGGCAGGCCGCTGGCGGCTCGACCTTTCGGTCCGGCACGGCGCCGACGAGGCCCGCTACCAGATCGATCTGCAATGA
- the ccoG gene encoding cytochrome c oxidase accessory protein CcoG, with protein sequence MASPDDPTGGTASLYAARKGVYPKRVDGPFRRLKWAIMAVTLAIYYATPWIRWDRGPYAPDQAVLVDLAHRRFYMFQIEIWPHEFYYVAGLLIMAGIGLFLVTSAVGRAWCGYACPQTVWTDLFQHVDRLVDGDRNAQIRLAQGPWTAEKIARRALKYAIYLTVAFWTGGAWIMYFADAPTLTHDFWTGQAAPVAYGTVAVLTATTFVLGGFMREQVCIYMCPWPRIQTAMMDEKSLLVTYKDWRGEPRGSTKKAMAHPGAFGDCIDCNQCVAVCPTGIDIREGPQIGCITCALCIDACDGVMAQVGRPRGLIDYCTLEDAAAEKAGGTARPVRKTLFRPRTIIYFSIWCAIGAAMLFTLGQRTRLDLAVQHERSPLYVQLSDGYIRNNYTLKLRNMETRPRGVEVTVSGLKDAALWTEEGSRDKAAQRITLTLAPDSVTRVKLFVAAPAAGAARQDFTIATRGLDGDPRGDSETIQFDRPPADNQEPGQ encoded by the coding sequence ATGGCCAGCCCTGACGATCCGACCGGCGGCACGGCATCGCTCTACGCGGCGCGCAAGGGCGTCTATCCCAAGCGGGTGGACGGCCCTTTTCGCCGCCTGAAATGGGCGATCATGGCGGTGACGCTGGCGATCTATTACGCGACGCCATGGATTCGCTGGGACCGTGGCCCCTATGCGCCCGATCAGGCGGTGCTGGTCGACCTCGCGCACCGGCGCTTCTACATGTTCCAGATCGAAATCTGGCCGCACGAATTCTATTATGTCGCCGGCCTGCTGATCATGGCGGGCATCGGCCTGTTTCTGGTGACGAGCGCGGTCGGCCGCGCCTGGTGCGGCTATGCCTGTCCGCAGACAGTGTGGACCGACCTGTTCCAGCATGTCGACCGGCTGGTCGATGGCGACCGCAACGCGCAGATCCGCCTCGCGCAGGGGCCGTGGACGGCCGAAAAAATCGCCAGGCGCGCGCTCAAATATGCGATCTACCTGACCGTCGCCTTCTGGACCGGCGGCGCGTGGATCATGTATTTCGCCGATGCGCCGACGCTGACGCACGATTTCTGGACCGGCCAGGCGGCGCCCGTCGCCTATGGCACCGTCGCGGTGCTGACCGCGACAACCTTCGTCCTCGGCGGCTTCATGCGCGAACAGGTGTGCATCTACATGTGCCCCTGGCCGCGCATCCAGACCGCGATGATGGACGAAAAGTCGCTGCTCGTGACCTACAAGGACTGGCGCGGCGAACCGCGCGGCAGCACCAAGAAGGCGATGGCGCACCCCGGCGCCTTCGGCGACTGCATCGATTGCAACCAATGCGTCGCGGTCTGCCCCACCGGCATCGACATTCGCGAAGGGCCGCAGATCGGCTGCATCACCTGTGCGCTGTGCATCGACGCCTGCGACGGGGTGATGGCGCAGGTCGGCCGTCCGCGCGGCCTGATCGACTATTGCACGCTGGAGGATGCCGCCGCGGAAAAGGCCGGGGGCACCGCGCGGCCGGTGCGCAAGACGCTGTTCCGTCCGCGCACGATCATCTATTTTTCGATCTGGTGCGCGATCGGCGCCGCGATGCTGTTCACGCTGGGCCAGCGCACGCGGCTCGACCTGGCCGTCCAGCACGAGCGCAGTCCGCTCTACGTCCAGCTTTCGGACGGGTATATCCGCAACAATTACACGCTCAAGCTGCGCAATATGGAAACGCGCCCGCGCGGCGTCGAGGTGACGGTCAGCGGGCTCAAGGACGCGGCGCTGTGGACCGAGGAGGGCTCGCGCGACAAGGCGGCGCAGCGGATCACGCTGACGCTCGCACCCGACAGCGTCACCCGCGTCAAGCTGTTCGTCGCCGCCCCCGCCGCGGGCGCGGCGCGACAGGATTTCACCATCGCGACGCGCGGCCTCGACGGCGATCCGCGCGGCGACAGCGAGACCATCCAGTTCGACCGGCCGCCGGCCGACAATCAGGAGCCCGGACAATGA
- the ccoP gene encoding cytochrome-c oxidase, cbb3-type subunit III, with amino-acid sequence MAEDKRIDEVTGTATSGHEWDGIEELDTPMPRWWLWSLYATIIWGIVYVILYPAWPMIRSATEGTLGWSSRGQLEKELAAETRRRAPIVDAIAATPIAELPARPDLMQAATQGGGAAFRVHCVQCHGAGGAGVKNLYPSLTDDDWLWGGDLAAIHYTITNGIRNPDVAATRTSQMPAFGRDGILDARQIADVVSHVRVISRQEKPSTSSARGAALFSANCAVCHGVGGEGGRSVGAPRLTDAIWLYGGDRASLTATINHPRNGVMPHWGERLDPVTIKMLAAYVYSLGGGEKAPAPAAVAAAAPKGQGADGQP; translated from the coding sequence ATGGCCGAAGATAAGCGCATCGACGAAGTGACGGGCACAGCCACCTCCGGTCACGAATGGGATGGCATCGAGGAACTCGATACGCCGATGCCGCGGTGGTGGCTGTGGTCACTCTATGCGACGATCATCTGGGGGATCGTCTATGTGATCCTCTATCCCGCCTGGCCGATGATCCGCAGCGCGACCGAGGGCACACTCGGCTGGAGCAGCCGCGGCCAGCTCGAAAAGGAACTCGCCGCCGAAACCCGGCGGCGCGCTCCGATCGTCGACGCAATCGCCGCGACGCCGATCGCCGAACTGCCCGCCAGACCCGACCTGATGCAGGCGGCCACCCAGGGTGGCGGCGCGGCATTTCGCGTCCATTGCGTCCAATGTCATGGTGCCGGCGGCGCCGGGGTCAAAAACCTCTATCCCAGCCTGACCGACGATGATTGGCTGTGGGGCGGCGACCTTGCCGCTATCCATTATACGATCACCAACGGCATCCGGAATCCCGACGTCGCAGCGACGCGGACCAGTCAGATGCCCGCCTTCGGCCGCGACGGCATCCTCGACGCCCGACAGATTGCCGATGTCGTCAGCCATGTCCGCGTGATCAGCCGCCAGGAAAAACCCAGCACCTCGTCGGCGCGCGGCGCCGCGCTCTTCTCGGCCAATTGCGCGGTCTGTCACGGCGTGGGGGGCGAAGGCGGCCGCAGCGTCGGCGCCCCCAGGCTGACCGACGCCATCTGGCTCTATGGCGGCGATCGCGCCAGCCTGACCGCGACGATCAACCATCCGCGCAACGGCGTGATGCCGCACTGGGGCGAACGGCTCGATCCGGTGACGATCAAGATGCTGGCCGCCTATGTCTATTCGCTGGGCGGCGGCGAAAAGGCGCCCGCCCCCGCAGCGGTCGCCGCAGCCGCCCCGAAAGGACAGGGAGCCGATGGCCAGCCCTGA
- a CDS encoding cbb3-type cytochrome c oxidase subunit 3 gives MTYDEIRHFADSWGLIVMVAMFLLFIAWPFRKGAARHHDEAANMIFKEDDNGRR, from the coding sequence ATGACCTATGACGAGATACGGCATTTCGCCGATAGCTGGGGCTTGATCGTCATGGTGGCGATGTTCCTCCTCTTCATCGCCTGGCCGTTCCGCAAGGGAGCCGCCCGCCACCATGACGAAGCAGCGAACATGATCTTCAAGGAAGACGACAATGGCCGAAGATAA
- the ccoO gene encoding cytochrome-c oxidase, cbb3-type subunit II, with the protein MATQSTEKRFSHKKLERNITLLGFFSLVAVAIGGIVEIAPLFWIDNTVEKVDGMRPYTPLELAGRNIYIREGCYLCHSQMIRPFRDEVERYGHYSLAAESMYDHPFQWGSKRTGPDLARVGGRYSDEWHRAHLIDPRSVVPESIMPPYAFLAENDLRTDDLRNDLTALYRVGVPYTKEDIAKANEDLKAQVDPASAADLQKRYPKAQVRDFDGDPARLTEMDALIAYLQMLGTLVDVDKAAPQEQAHAADIAQEKAR; encoded by the coding sequence ATGGCCACCCAATCCACCGAAAAGCGCTTCAGCCACAAGAAGCTCGAACGCAATATCACCCTGCTTGGCTTTTTTTCGCTCGTCGCCGTGGCGATCGGCGGCATCGTCGAGATCGCGCCGCTGTTCTGGATCGACAATACCGTCGAAAAGGTCGACGGCATGCGGCCCTATACTCCGCTCGAACTCGCCGGCCGCAACATCTATATCCGCGAGGGCTGCTACCTTTGTCACAGCCAGATGATCCGACCCTTCCGCGACGAGGTCGAACGCTATGGCCACTACAGCCTGGCGGCGGAAAGCATGTACGACCATCCCTTCCAATGGGGGTCGAAACGCACCGGCCCCGACCTGGCGCGCGTCGGCGGCCGCTATTCGGACGAATGGCATCGCGCGCACTTGATCGATCCGCGCAGCGTCGTGCCCGAATCGATCATGCCGCCCTATGCCTTCCTTGCCGAAAACGACCTTCGGACCGACGATCTGCGCAACGACCTGACCGCGCTCTATCGCGTCGGCGTTCCCTATACCAAGGAGGATATCGCCAAGGCCAACGAGGATTTGAAGGCACAGGTCGATCCCGCGTCGGCCGCCGATCTCCAGAAACGCTATCCCAAGGCACAGGTCCGCGATTTCGACGGCGATCCCGCGCGTCTTACCGAAATGGACGCGCTGATCGCCTACCTCCAGATGCTCGGAACGCTCGTCGACGTCGACAAGGCGGCGCCGCAGGAACAGGCGCACGCCGCCGACATCGCGCAGGAGAAAGCGCGATGA
- the ccoN gene encoding cytochrome-c oxidase, cbb3-type subunit I — MDGVVLKAGGWLGLALLALVMAALAVDAPFAVHMGIVAVACLAVLWATVSRADFDGIARGILKMPADEGVYDDDPIRWGVIATIFWGAAGLIAGLYIALQLAYPALNLGFEYTTFGRLRPLHTSGVVFAFGGNALIATSFYVVQRTCRARLAFPGAARFVFWGYQLFLVLAATGYLMGVTEAREYAEPEWYVDLWLTIVWVVYFVVFVGTIVKRREPHIYVANWFYLSFIITIAMLHIVNNLSVPATIFGSKSYSAFAGVQDALTQWWYGHNAVAFFLTVPFLAMMYYFVPKQAERPIYSYRLSIIHFWSLIFLYIWAGPHHLHYTALPDWAQTLGMVFSVVLWMPSWGGMINGLMTLNGAWDKIRTDPIIRMMVIALAFYGMATFEGPMLSIKAVNSLSHYTEWTIAHVHAGALGWNGMITFAAVYYLVPRLWGRPRLYSLRMVNWHFWLATLGIVFYAASMWVAGIMQGLMWREYGADGYLVYSFAETVAAMHPMYLIRAAGGAMYLAGFVLLIVNVWATIAGKVREEKPMTETPYNAAADRPLAPVPAE; from the coding sequence ATGGACGGTGTGGTATTGAAAGCGGGCGGCTGGCTGGGCCTCGCCCTTCTCGCGCTCGTGATGGCGGCGCTCGCGGTCGATGCGCCCTTTGCGGTGCATATGGGGATCGTCGCGGTCGCCTGCCTCGCCGTCCTGTGGGCCACCGTCTCGCGCGCCGATTTCGACGGCATCGCGCGCGGCATATTGAAAATGCCCGCGGACGAAGGCGTCTATGACGACGACCCGATCCGCTGGGGGGTGATCGCGACGATCTTCTGGGGCGCCGCGGGTCTTATCGCGGGCCTTTATATCGCGCTCCAGCTTGCCTATCCCGCGCTTAACCTGGGGTTTGAATATACGACCTTCGGACGGCTGCGCCCGCTGCACACCTCGGGCGTGGTTTTTGCTTTCGGCGGCAATGCGCTGATCGCGACCAGCTTCTATGTCGTCCAGCGCACCTGCCGCGCGCGGCTCGCCTTTCCGGGCGCCGCCCGCTTCGTCTTCTGGGGCTATCAGCTTTTTCTGGTGCTCGCAGCCACCGGCTATCTGATGGGCGTCACCGAAGCGCGCGAATATGCCGAACCCGAATGGTATGTCGATCTGTGGCTGACCATCGTATGGGTCGTCTATTTTGTCGTGTTCGTCGGCACGATCGTCAAACGCCGCGAGCCGCATATCTATGTCGCCAACTGGTTTTACCTCAGCTTCATCATCACCATCGCGATGCTCCACATCGTCAACAATCTGTCGGTGCCGGCAACGATCTTCGGGTCAAAAAGCTATTCGGCTTTCGCGGGGGTGCAGGATGCGCTGACGCAATGGTGGTACGGGCACAATGCGGTCGCCTTCTTCCTGACCGTACCCTTCCTTGCGATGATGTATTATTTCGTCCCCAAGCAGGCCGAACGGCCGATCTACAGCTATCGCCTGTCGATCATCCACTTCTGGTCGCTGATCTTCCTCTATATCTGGGCGGGTCCGCACCATCTGCACTATACCGCGCTGCCCGATTGGGCGCAGACGCTGGGCATGGTCTTTTCGGTTGTGCTGTGGATGCCGAGTTGGGGCGGCATGATCAACGGGCTGATGACGCTGAACGGCGCATGGGACAAGATCCGCACCGATCCGATCATCCGCATGATGGTGATCGCCCTCGCCTTCTATGGCATGGCGACCTTCGAGGGGCCGATGCTCTCGATCAAGGCGGTCAACTCGCTCAGCCATTATACAGAATGGACGATCGCGCACGTCCATGCCGGCGCGCTGGGCTGGAACGGCATGATCACCTTTGCCGCAGTCTATTATCTGGTGCCGCGCCTGTGGGGACGGCCGCGCCTCTATTCGCTGCGCATGGTCAACTGGCACTTCTGGCTCGCGACACTGGGGATCGTCTTCTACGCCGCCTCGATGTGGGTCGCCGGGATCATGCAGGGTCTGATGTGGCGCGAATATGGCGCCGACGGCTACCTCGTCTACAGCTTTGCCGAAACCGTCGCGGCGATGCACCCGATGTATCTGATCCGCGCTGCCGGCGGGGCGATGTATCTCGCCGGCTTTGTCCTGCTGATCGTCAACGTCTGGGCGACGATTGCTGGCAAGGTCCGCGAAGAGAAGCCGATGACCGAGACCCCCTATAACGCCGCCGCGGACCGCCCGCTGGCGCCCGTTCCCGCCGAATAA
- a CDS encoding OmpW/AlkL family protein produces MKTHYLSLAALAAAMVVPGQAQAKAGDVQVKLLATLVAPDGKITDVKYDGLSLPAGTQSKANDNVTPTIAVEYFVTDNVSLETIAGVTQHDVDGAGALAGAELVSDVKIIPATLTLKYHFGRDGGIQPYVGAGPSYFFFIDEKPGVTTRGLGATRQKINDKFGAAVQAGIDIPVNDKGLAVSFDAKRYFLRPTATWYAGTTEVLQTKHKLDPWVISAGVAFRF; encoded by the coding sequence ATGAAGACGCATTATCTCTCCCTCGCCGCTCTGGCCGCCGCGATGGTGGTTCCGGGCCAGGCCCAGGCCAAGGCCGGGGACGTTCAGGTGAAGCTGCTCGCGACCCTCGTCGCGCCCGACGGCAAGATCACCGACGTTAAATATGACGGCCTCAGCCTGCCCGCCGGGACGCAGAGCAAGGCGAACGACAATGTCACGCCGACGATCGCGGTCGAATATTTCGTCACCGACAATGTCTCGCTCGAAACCATTGCCGGCGTGACCCAGCACGACGTCGATGGCGCCGGGGCGCTGGCGGGTGCCGAGCTGGTGTCCGACGTCAAGATCATCCCGGCGACGCTGACGCTGAAATATCATTTCGGCCGCGACGGCGGGATTCAGCCCTATGTCGGCGCCGGCCCGAGCTATTTCTTCTTCATCGACGAAAAGCCGGGCGTGACGACGCGCGGACTGGGCGCGACGCGGCAGAAGATCAACGACAAGTTCGGCGCCGCGGTGCAGGCCGGGATCGATATTCCCGTGAATGACAAGGGGCTGGCGGTCTCGTTCGATGCGAAGCGCTATTTCCTGCGTCCGACCGCGACCTGGTATGCGGGTACGACCGAAGTGCTGCAAACCAAGCACAAGCTCGACCCGTGGGTGATCAGCGCGGGGGTGGCGTTCCGCTTCTGA